From Mustelus asterias chromosome 19, sMusAst1.hap1.1, whole genome shotgun sequence, one genomic window encodes:
- the ier2b gene encoding immediate early response 2b — MDVKLEAQRVMAVALGKMYNSRLQRGGIRLHRSLLLSLVLRGARDIYLNVRGGPGGKAEPGAEAMELEAGEQRGPARGEGAAARGEECLQSRGEEGLQSRGEEGLQSRGEECLQSRGEECLQSRGEECLQSRGEECLQPRGEECLQPRGEECLQPRGEECLQPRGEECLQPRGEECLQSRGEECLQPRGEECLQPRGEECLQSRGEECLQPRGEECLQSRGCIHCGRYKVPAAPQRSPAGAPAGTGCLCPAPEPREAGRSPGSSRSRKRRKGRDPGQPPEAVPSKRARLEAEGQPRAAAPESPGICSLAAVFSGLLRPGQSEGSPGHICRDRGPSELGMWLPAIVAC, encoded by the coding sequence ATGGATGTGAAGCTGGAAGCCCAGCGGGTGATGGCTGTGGCCCTGGGGAAGATGTACAACAGCCGGCTGCAGAGGGGCGGCATCCGGCTGCACCGGAGCCTCTTACTGTCGCTGGTGCTGCGCGGCGCCCGGGACATTTACCTGAATGTGAGAGGCGGCCCCGGGGGCAAAGCGGAGCCCGGGGCCGAGGCCatggagctggaggcgggggagCAGCGTGGCCCTGCCCGGGGAGAGGGCGCCGCTGCCCGGGGAGAAGAGTGTCTCCAGTCCCGGGGAGAAGAGGGTCTCCAGTCCCGGGGAGAAGAGGGTCTCCAGTCCCGGGGAGAAGAGTGTCTCCAGTCCCGGGGAGAAGAGTGTCTCCAGTCCCGGGGAGAAGAGTGTCTCCAGTCCCGGGGAGAAGAGTGTCTCCAGCCCCGGGGAGAGGAGTGTCTCCAGCCCCGGGGAGAGGAGTGTCTCCAGCCCCGGGGAGAGGAGTGTCTCCAGCCCCGGGGAGAGGAGTGTCTCCAGCCCCGGGGAGAGGAGTGTCTCCAGTCCCGGGGAGAAGAGTGTCTCCAGCCCCGGGGAGAGGAGTGTCTCCAGCCCCGGGGAGAGGAGTGTCTCCAGTCCCGGGGAGAAGAGTGTCTCCAGCCCCGGGGAGAAGAGTGTCTCCAGTCCCGGGGATGTATCCACTGCGGCCGATACAAAGTACCCGCTGCCCCCCAGCGCTCTCCGGCTGGAGCTCCGGCCGGGACTGGGTGCCTGTGCCCGGCTCCGGAGCCCCGGGAAGCGGGGAGGAGCCCGGGGTCGAGCCGGAGTAGGAAGCGGAGGAAAGGCCGGGATCCGGGGCAGCCCCCGGAGGCTGTGCCCAGCAAGAGAGCCCGGCTGGAAGCGGAGGGTCAGCCCCGGGCTGCGGCGCCGGAAAGCCCCGGGATTTGCAGCCTGGCCGCGGTCTTCAGCGGCCTCCTGAGGCCGGGACAGAGTGAGGGCAGCCCGGGACACATCTGCCGGGACAGAGGTCCCAGTGAGCTGGGGATGTGGCTACCAGCCATCGTGGCTTGCTGA